A genome region from Festucalex cinctus isolate MCC-2025b chromosome 17, RoL_Fcin_1.0, whole genome shotgun sequence includes the following:
- the LOC144004499 gene encoding serine/arginine-rich splicing factor 2-like — MSYGRPPPDVEGMTSLKVDNLTYRTSPETLRRVFEKYGRVGDVYIPRDRYTKESRGFAFVRFLDKRDAEDAMDAMDGALLDGRELRVQMARYGRPPDSLYSRRGAPQRRHEGRSMSPRRRKRSRSRSRSGSRSRSRRRYSRSRSRSYSRSRSRSKSKSRTPRRSKSKSPSRSRSRTPASNRGSRSRSKSKSRPKSPEDNGTEP, encoded by the exons ATGAGCTACGGTAGGCCGCCGCCGGACGTGGAGGGGATGACTTCCCTCAAAGTGGACAACCTGACGTACCGGACTTCCCCGGAGACGCTTCGCCGCGTCTTCGAGAAGTACGGCCGCGTGGGCGACGTGTACATCCCGCGGGACAGGTACACCAAGGAGAGTCGTGGTTTCGCCTTCGTGCGCTTCCTCGACAAGCGCGACGCCGAAGACGCAATGGACGCCATGGACGGAGCTCTGCTCGACGGACGGGAGCTCCGCGTGCAGATGGCCCGTTATGGCCGGCCGCCAGACTCCCTGTACAGCCGGAGAGGAGCACCGCAGCGTCGGCACGAAGG ACGTTCAATGAGCCCCCGCCGCCGCAAACGCAGCCGTTCCAGGAGCAGGAGTGGTTCTCGATCCAGGAGCCGCCGTCGCTACTCCCGCTCCAGGTCCCGCTCCTACTCCCGATCCAGGTCCCGCTCCAAATCTAAGTCCAGGACCCCGAGACGGAGCAAGTCCAAGTCCCCCTCTCGGTCAAGGAGCCGGACTCCCGCCTCCAACCGCGGGTCCAGATCCAGGTCGAAGTCCAAGAGCCGACCCAAGTCTCCAGAGGACAACGGAACGGAGCCTTAG
- the LOC144005014 gene encoding alpha-N-acetylgalactosaminide alpha-2,6-sialyltransferase 2-like produces the protein MAFHISRIFTWLLVISIGIVFFVVFQENVSVNNWSIFSGNFETNASKLDNEETTATPNAINTKVLATSVTSAPVTERENVSTRAAVSETPMPILLRTNFSKLPVWDFEDVYNQDAAPANTRCQQSLRNSKDENFKKAFLPNIRLFLHKDNINMSEWNRLSHFNNPFGFMGFSYNDVMSAVKLIPEPKEPLLSPKPDGCIRCAVVGTAGILNGSKMGEEINAHDYVFRMNGAVTKGYEDDVGNKTSVYVHTAHSITTSLYLFKKYGYKSAPHDEGIKYVMIPEGMRDFQWLRGLLRGERVELGPYKNRRPQTYYTGQYNESRFYVLHQDFLRYVRNRFLKSPNLNRKFWAIVRPTNGAFALFLALHTCDIVDAYGFMTRDYAKYSNYYFQKHDKSRVIFYANHDYILEMKTWENLHKSKIMRLYQRSETEPPQKM, from the exons ATGGCCTTCCACATATCCAGGATTTTTACTTGGCTACTCGTCATCTCCATcggaattgtattttttgttgtttttcaagaaaatgtatCAGTGAACAA CTGGAGCATTTTCTCTGGAAATTTTGAGACGAACGCCTCCAAATTGGATAATGAGGAAACCACCGCCACGCCGAATGCCATCAATACCAAAGTGCTTGCCACGTCTGTAACCTCAGCACCCGTCACAGAGAGAGAAAACGTCTCCACTCGCGCCGCCGTTTCCGAGACGCCCATGCCCATCCTCTTGAGAACAAATTTCTCCAAACTTCCCGTGTGGGATTTCGAGGACGTGTATAACCAGGATGCTGCACCTGCTAACACA agGTGCCAACAATCTTTGAGGAATTCCAAGGATGAGAACTTTAAGAAGGCTTTCCTTCCCAACATACGCTTGTTCCTGCACAAGGATAACATTAACATGAGCGAGTGGAACAGACTCTCGCATTTCAACAATCCTTTTGGCTTCATGGGATTCTCTTATAATG atgtAATGTCCGCAGTCAAGTTGATCCCAGAGCCAAAGgagcctctcctctctcctaaGCCCGACGGTTGCATTCGTTGTGCTGTGGTGGGCACCGCCGGCATCCTGAACGGCTCCAAAATGGGGGAAGAAATCAACGCACACGATTACGTGTTTCG GATGAACGGCGCGGTCACCAAGGGTTACGAGGACGACGTGGGGAACAAAACGTCCGTCTACGTCCACACGGCGCACTCTATCACCACGTCTTTGTATCTGTTCAAGAAATACGGCTACAAGTCGGCCCCCCACGACGAG ggcatcaaatatgtGATGATTCCAGAGGGCATGAGGGACTTCCAGTGGCTACGGGGACTCCTCAGAGGAGAGAGGGTGGAGCTTGGCCCGTACAAAAACAGACG GCCCCAGACGTACTACACGGGGCAGTACAACGAGAGCCGTTTTTATGTCCTGCACCAAGATTTTCTACGATATGTGCGCAACAG GTTCCTGAAATCTCCTAACCTGAATCGGAAATTCTGGGCAATAGTCCGACCAACCAATGGCGCATTTGCGCTCTTCCTGGCTCTTCACACATGTGACATA GTTGACGCATACGGATTCATGACGAGGGACTACGCTAAGTACTCCAACTACTATTTCCAGAAGCATGACAAGAGCCGCGTGATTTTCTACGCAAATCACGACTACATCCTGGAAATGAAAACCTGGGAAAACTTGCACAAAAGCAAAATCATGCGACTGTATCAAAGAAGTGAAACGGAACCCCCTCAAAAAATGTAA
- the LOC144005229 gene encoding alpha-N-acetylgalactosaminide alpha-2,6-sialyltransferase 1-like, producing the protein MAFNMFKIFTWLLVISIEIAVFLLFQKTLSVTNWRIFSGNFETNTSKLDNEETTATPNAINTKVLATSVTSAPVTERENISTRAAVPETPMPILFEKNFSKLPVWDFEDVYNQDAAPANTRCQQSLRNSKDQNFKKAFLPNIRLFLHKDNINMSEWNRLSHFNNPFGFMGYSYNDVMSAVKLIPEPKEPLLSPKPGGDGCIRCAVVGTAGILNGSKMGKEIDAHDYVFRMNGAVTKGYEDDVGNKTSVYVHTSYSIIVSLRQYKKYGFESAPHDEGIKYVMIAEGMRAYQWLQGLLRGERVELGMHKNRRPQTYYMGQYNESRFYVLHQDFLRYVRNRFLKSPNLNKNFWALVRPTCGAVALFLALHTCDIVDAYGFMTRDYAKYSIYYFHHDKTRVIFHLNHDYNLEMKTWEKLHKSKIMRLYQRNEKKSHQKT; encoded by the exons ATGGCCTTCAACATGTTCAAGATTTTTACTTGGCTACTTGTCATCTCCATCGAAATTgccgtttttcttctttttcaaaaaaCTTTATCCGTGACCAA CTGGAGAATTTTCTCTGGAAATTTTGAGACGAACACCTCCAAATTGGATAATGAGGAAACCACCGCCACACCTAATGCCATCAATACCAAAGTGCTTGCCACGTCTGTAACCTCAGCACCCGTGACAGAGAGAGAAAACATCTCCACGCGCGCCGCCGTCCCCGAGACCCCCATGCCCATCCTCTTCGAAAAAAATTTCTCCAAACTCCCCGTGTGGGATTTCGAGGACGTGTATAACCAGGATGCTGCACCTGCTAACACA aGGTGCCAACAATCTTTGAGGAATTCCAAGGATCAGAACTTTAAGAAGGCTTTCCTTCCCAACATACGCTTGTTCCTGCACAAGGATAACATCAACATGAGCGAGTGGAACAGACTCTCGCATTTCAACAATCCTTTTGGCTTCATGGGATACTCTTATAATG atgtAATGTCCGCAGTCAAGTTGATCCCAGAGCCAAAGgagcctctcctctctcctaaGCCCGGCGGCGACGGTTGCATTCGTTGTGCTGTGGTGGGCACCGCCGGCATCCTGAACGGCTCCAAAATGGGGAAAGAAATCGACGCACACGATTACGTGTTTCG GATGAACGGCGCGGTCACCAAGGGTTACGAGGACGACGTGGGGAACAAAACGTCCGTCTACGTCCACACGTCGTACTCCATCATCGTGTCTTTGCGGCAGTACAAGAAATACGGCTTCGAGTCGGCCCCCCACGACGAG ggcatcaaatatgtGATGATAGCAGAGGGCATGAGGGCCTACCAGTGGCTACAAGGACTCCTCAGAGGAGAGAGGGTGGAGCTTGGCATGCACAAAAACAGACG GCCGCAGACGTACTACATGGGGCAGTACAACGAGAGCCGTTTTTACGTCCTGCACCAAGATTTTCTACGATACGTGCGCAACAG GTTCCTGAAATCTCCTAACCTGAATAAGAATTTCTGGGCTTTGGTCCGACCAACCTGTGGCGCAGTTGCGCTCTTCCTGGCGCTTCACACGTGTGACATA GTTGACGCATACGGATTCATGACGAGAGACTACGCTAAATACTCCATCTACTATTTCCATCATGACAAGACCCGCGTGATTTTCCACTTAAATCACGACTACAATCTGGAAATGAAAACCTGGGAAAAATTGCACAAGAGCAAAATCATGCGACTGTAtcaaagaaatgaaaagaaatcacATCAAAAAACATAA
- the LOC144005193 gene encoding alpha-N-acetylgalactosaminide alpha-2,6-sialyltransferase 2-like, with the protein MFVTAWCSRPAAMVLHTARIFAWLLVGSLGVVFFVLLQGNLSVNVSWTNFSEKFELVADHPWNETIATKWHHKENVTTSTASVMFNKTSTEMVTYLPTRVVSPETPMPILLKANFSKLPVWDFEDLYNQDAAPRNTLCQHSPRNSKDESFKKAFLPNIRLFLHKGNINMSEWNRLSHFNNPFGFMGYSYKDVMSSVKLIPKPKEPLLSPKPGGNVCIHCAVVGNGGILNDSKKGKEIDGHDYVFRMNGAVTEGYEDDVGNKTSVYVHTAHSITTSLSLFKKYGYKSVPHDEGIKYVMIPEGLRDFQWLGGLLRGERVPLGPYSKKWPRTYYMGQYNESRFYVLHQDFLRYVRNRFLKSPRLNKRSWGIVRPTNGAFTLFLALHTCDTVDAYGFITKDYAKYSNYYFQRHVKSGVTFFANHDYKLEMKSWEKLHNSMIIRLYQRSESEHSKTKNKLQNNNKNNTSV; encoded by the exons ATGTTTGTGACCGCATGGTGTTCTCGGCCGGCAGCGATGGTCCTCCACACCGCCAGGATTTTTGCTTGGCTGCTCGTCGGCTCCCTCGGcgttgtcttttttgttttacttcagGGAAATCTGTCGGTAAATGTAAG CTGGACCAATTTCTCTGAGAAATTTGAACTAGTCGCAGATCACCCATGGAATGAGACTATTGCCACAAAATGGCATCACAAGGAAAACGTCACCACCTCAACAGCCAGcgtcatgttcaataaaacatccACCGAGATGGTGACGTACCTCCCCACGCGTGTTGTCAGCCCAGAGACCCCCATGCCCATTCTTTTGAAGGCAAACTTTTCCAAACTTCCCGTGTGGGATTTTGAGGACTTGTATAACCAGGATGCTGCACCCAGAAACACG CTGTGCCAACACTCTCCGAGGAACTCGAAGGACGAGAGCTTCAAGAAGGCCTTCCTTCCCAACATACGTTTATTCCTACACAAGGGCAACATCAACATGAGCGAGTGGAACAGACTCTCACATTTCAACAATCCGTTTGGCTTCATGGGATACTCTTACAAAG ATGTAATGTCCTCAGTCAAGTTGATCCCAAAGCCGAAGGAGCCTCTTCTCTCCCCAAAGCCAGGCGGCAACGTTTGCATCCATTGCGCTGTAGTGGGCAACGGCGGTATCCTCAACGACTCCAAAAAGGGAAAAGAAATCGACGGGCATGATTACGTCTTTCG GATGAACGGCGCGGTCACCGAGGGTTACGAGGACGACGTGGGGAACAAAACGTCCGTCTACGTCCACACGGCTCACTCCATCACCACGTCTTTGAGTTTGTTCAAGAAATACGGCTACAAGTCGGTCCCGCACGATGAG GGAATCAAGTATGTGATGATTCCAGAAGGCCTCAGGGACTTCCAGTGGCTCGGAGGACTCCTCAGAGGAGAGAGGGTGCCGCTTGGACCGTATAGTAAAAAatg GCCACGGACGTACTATATGGGGCAGTACAACGAGAGCCGCTTTTACGTCCTGCATCAGGACTTCCTGCGATACGTTCGCAACAG GTTCCTGAAGTCTCCACGCCTAAATAAACGTTCCTGGGGGATAGTCCGACCGACTAATGGTGCTTTTACACTCTTCCTGGCTCTTCACACGTGTGACACG GTGGACGCGTATGGCTTCATAACGAAAGACTACGCCAAATATTCCAATTACTATTTCCAGAGGCACGTAAAAAGCGGCGTGACTTTCTTCGCCAACCACGACTACAAGCTGGAAATGAAAAGCTGGGAGAAACTTCACAACAGCATGATCATTCGTCTGTACCAAAGAAGTGAATCAGAGCACAGCAAAACGAAAAACAAATTGcaaaacaataataagaataacactAGTGTCTGA